A DNA window from Gemmatimonadaceae bacterium contains the following coding sequences:
- the nuoD gene encoding NADH dehydrogenase (quinone) subunit D has translation MASGNRTIEVELSTTGLDAQGRPQRVPLVTNDGGSPLEISAPLAMEPELSGDHMLINIGPQHPATHGVLRLVLELDGETVVRCIPHIGYLHCGFEKIGEYRQYNQIIPWTDREDYLNSIGNNVAFALGAERLFGIDITERCEVLRVIAAELSRIISHLVWVGTTCIDIGAFTPFLWAFQERENVYNLLESWVGARLTTSATRVGGMAADIPSGWMDGLRQFMRTLPHTINEVDRIITKNGIWVGRTIGLGVMTPDEAINWGLSGPMLRASGVDYDVRKDFPYLGYENYDFDVPVGTNGDVYDRYLVRMEEMRQSVRILQQAADRLPDGPVNVDDARVILPPKSKATSEMESMIHHFKQVMEGPRPPAGESYVAVESPKGEKGYYMVSDGTSKPVRWRIRPPSFINLAAIPKMVEGHLLSDVIAINASIDIVMGEIDR, from the coding sequence ATGGCATCAGGCAATCGTACGATCGAAGTCGAGCTGTCCACGACAGGGCTCGACGCGCAGGGCAGGCCGCAGCGCGTTCCGCTGGTCACGAACGATGGCGGCTCTCCGCTCGAGATTTCCGCGCCGCTGGCGATGGAACCCGAGCTTTCGGGCGATCACATGCTCATCAACATCGGGCCGCAGCATCCGGCGACGCACGGGGTGCTTCGGCTGGTGCTCGAGCTCGACGGCGAGACGGTGGTGCGTTGCATTCCGCACATCGGCTACCTGCACTGCGGATTCGAGAAGATCGGCGAGTACCGCCAGTACAACCAGATCATCCCGTGGACCGATCGCGAAGATTATCTCAACTCGATCGGCAACAACGTCGCATTCGCGCTCGGCGCCGAGCGGCTGTTCGGCATTGACATCACCGAGCGGTGCGAAGTCCTTCGCGTAATCGCTGCGGAGCTTTCGCGGATCATCTCCCACCTGGTCTGGGTCGGCACGACGTGCATTGACATCGGCGCGTTTACGCCGTTCCTGTGGGCGTTCCAGGAGCGCGAGAACGTCTACAATCTGCTCGAGAGCTGGGTCGGCGCGCGACTCACCACATCGGCGACGCGCGTCGGCGGAATGGCGGCGGACATCCCGTCCGGATGGATGGACGGGCTGCGCCAGTTCATGCGCACCCTCCCGCACACGATTAACGAAGTAGATCGCATCATCACGAAGAACGGCATCTGGGTCGGACGCACGATCGGTCTCGGCGTGATGACGCCGGACGAAGCGATCAACTGGGGACTCTCCGGCCCGATGCTTCGCGCGTCGGGCGTGGATTACGACGTGCGCAAGGATTTCCCATACCTCGGATACGAGAATTACGACTTCGATGTTCCCGTCGGCACCAACGGCGATGTCTACGACCGTTATCTCGTGCGCATGGAGGAGATGCGGCAATCCGTGCGCATTCTCCAGCAGGCCGCCGACAGACTTCCCGACGGCCCTGTCAACGTGGACGATGCGCGCGTGATTCTTCCGCCCAAGTCCAAGGCGACGAGTGAGATGGAATCCATGATCCATCACTTCAAGCAGGTGATGGAAGGTCCGCGTCCGCCCGCCGGCGAGTCCTACGTCGCCGTCGAAAGCCCGAAGGGGGAGAAGGGCTACTACATGGTCTCCGACGGGACGTCCAAGCCGGTGCGCTGGAGAATCCGTCCGCCTTCCTTCATCAACCTTGCCGCAATTCCGAAGATGGTAGAGGGACACCTCCTCTCCGACGTCATCGCGATCAACGCGAGCATTGACATCGTCATGGGAGAGATCGACCGATGA
- a CDS encoding NAD(P)H-dependent oxidoreductase subunit E, producing the protein MSHQPVFTATARKELDTLLGRYPTKMAALLPALWIVQRERGWVSEDAMAEVAGVLDLTPAYVKGVVTFYTMYHQHPVGKYFIQVCTTSPCGVCGAEDVVKAFLQHTRTGELGVTSADNKYTVIEVECLGACGFATPVMINEEFIESVTPETVPEILARLP; encoded by the coding sequence ATGAGCCATCAGCCTGTCTTTACCGCCACTGCGCGCAAGGAGCTCGATACGCTCCTCGGCCGCTATCCTACGAAGATGGCGGCGCTGCTCCCCGCGCTATGGATAGTGCAGCGCGAGCGCGGGTGGGTGAGCGAAGACGCCATGGCCGAGGTTGCGGGGGTGCTCGATCTGACACCCGCCTACGTGAAAGGCGTCGTGACGTTCTACACGATGTATCACCAGCATCCGGTCGGGAAATACTTCATCCAGGTCTGCACGACGTCGCCATGCGGAGTCTGCGGAGCCGAGGATGTGGTGAAGGCGTTCCTGCAGCACACGCGCACCGGCGAGCTGGGCGTCACTTCCGCCGACAACAAGTACACGGTGATCGAAGTCGAGTGCCTCGGCGCCTGTGGGTTCGCGACACCTGTCATGATCAACGAAGAGTTCATCGAGTCGGTCACTCCGGAAACAGTTCCGGAAATCCTGGCAAGACTTCCATAA
- the nuoF gene encoding NADH-quinone oxidoreductase subunit NuoF — protein sequence MGYPHKSHPRETPVLSQYFGDSDARSLDGWKKRGGYQALEKALGMAPADIVNIVKESGLRGRGGAGFPTGLKWSFMKPGDGKPHYLCCNADESEPGTFKDREVMRWTPHGLIEGCAIAAYAIGAETVYIYIRGEFTEPLTRMEAAVREAYDAGILGPNAMGTGKRIDMYVHKGAGAYICGEETALMNSLEGRRGNPRIKPPFPAVSGVFGQPTTINNVETLAAVPAILMKGAEWYKGMSLSNPRSTGSKLFSVCGNVRLPGTYEVVLGFPFKEFLNDLCGGPPEGKKFKAVIPGGASVPIQTMEEAEATLMDYEGFIAQGSMLGSGGVIVIDDSQSMVRVIARLARFFAHESCAQCTQCREGTAWTTKILERIRDGQGTMEDLDTLMGIAENMTGTTICVLSDSCATPVISGINKFRSEFEALIHGKRVHSVMAAVA from the coding sequence ATGGGTTATCCGCACAAATCGCATCCGCGCGAGACGCCGGTGCTCTCCCAGTACTTCGGCGATTCCGACGCGCGCTCACTGGACGGCTGGAAGAAGCGGGGCGGCTACCAGGCGCTCGAGAAGGCGCTCGGCATGGCTCCCGCCGACATCGTCAACATCGTCAAGGAATCGGGGCTGCGTGGTCGCGGCGGAGCCGGATTTCCGACCGGGCTCAAGTGGTCGTTCATGAAGCCGGGCGACGGCAAGCCGCATTACCTGTGCTGCAACGCCGACGAATCGGAGCCGGGCACGTTCAAGGACCGCGAAGTCATGCGCTGGACTCCGCATGGGCTGATCGAGGGATGCGCGATCGCCGCATACGCGATCGGAGCCGAAACGGTTTACATCTACATCCGCGGTGAGTTCACCGAGCCGCTGACCCGGATGGAAGCCGCCGTGCGCGAAGCGTACGACGCGGGCATCCTCGGCCCCAACGCGATGGGCACCGGCAAGCGCATTGACATGTACGTTCACAAGGGCGCGGGCGCTTACATCTGCGGCGAAGAGACGGCGCTCATGAACTCGCTCGAGGGCCGGCGCGGCAATCCGCGCATCAAGCCGCCGTTCCCCGCGGTCTCGGGAGTGTTTGGTCAGCCGACGACGATCAACAACGTCGAGACCCTCGCCGCCGTTCCGGCGATCCTTATGAAGGGCGCCGAATGGTACAAGGGGATGTCGCTGTCGAATCCCAGGAGCACGGGCTCCAAGCTGTTCTCCGTCTGCGGGAATGTCCGACTGCCGGGCACATATGAGGTCGTGCTCGGCTTCCCGTTCAAGGAATTCCTGAACGACCTGTGCGGCGGCCCTCCCGAGGGGAAGAAGTTCAAGGCCGTAATTCCGGGCGGCGCGTCGGTCCCGATCCAGACGATGGAGGAAGCCGAGGCGACGCTGATGGATTACGAGGGCTTCATCGCCCAGGGCTCGATGCTTGGATCGGGCGGCGTCATCGTCATTGATGACTCGCAGTCAATGGTGCGCGTGATCGCGCGGCTGGCGCGGTTCTTCGCCCACGAGAGCTGCGCGCAGTGCACGCAATGCCGCGAAGGCACGGCGTGGACGACGAAGATTCTCGAGCGCATCCGGGACGGGCAGGGCACGATGGAAGATCTGGACACGCTGATGGGAATCGCTGAGAACATGACCGGCACCACTATCTGCGTGTTGAGCGATTCGTGCGCGACCCCGGTCATTTCCGGCATCAACAAGTTCAGAAGCGAATTCGAGGCGCTGATCCATGGAAAGCGTGTGCACTCCGTGATGGCGGCGGTGGCCTGA
- a CDS encoding 2Fe-2S iron-sulfur cluster-binding protein, with product MAEQMAEQKMVNLTIEGRPVSVPEGTSILEAAKTAGILIPHYCYHPSLPIPGVCRMCLVEVEKAPKLAPSCATSVAEGQVVRVHTERALEARKGVLEFLLINHPLDCPICDQSGECELQDFTYQEGRADSRYRDPKRFNPVEDFGGDVMYVPNRCILCTRCVRFMDDLAHDTVLNVSERGDRALIGKFEGKDLTHPWAANVIDLCPVGALLSKDFLNKARAWELDRAASICPGCTQGCNIMIEVRDNSVARLKPRPNEDVNKFFMCDNGRLNYRWMNRQDRAEKPMVRAGGVLAATEWETAINSAATILRGARVFVLASPSLSNEALFLLSQLIEHNGGTGVFRVATGEEAPLPGVEDLALRRDRAANVAGAEMMGYFRSDAPLDGLGEGDVLIIADDDLEGLSIDAASRAASVIVIGTTMPKGIEKPAVVLPISNFSEEEGTFTNLRGRVQRFMQAKAAPGQARPSWLVLGDLLGALGAQTSFFLPSDVFANLAETKPDFAGLSYDSLGMRGLPVMSAGAGATR from the coding sequence ATGGCTGAGCAGATGGCTGAACAGAAGATGGTCAACCTCACGATCGAGGGACGGCCCGTAAGCGTGCCAGAGGGCACGTCCATCCTCGAGGCCGCGAAGACCGCGGGCATCCTCATTCCGCATTACTGCTATCACCCGAGTCTTCCCATTCCGGGCGTTTGCCGGATGTGCCTCGTCGAGGTGGAGAAGGCGCCGAAGCTCGCGCCGTCGTGCGCGACTTCGGTGGCCGAAGGCCAGGTCGTCCGCGTCCACACCGAACGCGCTCTCGAGGCGCGGAAGGGAGTGCTCGAGTTCCTGCTCATCAATCACCCTCTTGATTGTCCGATCTGCGACCAGTCCGGCGAGTGCGAGCTTCAGGACTTCACGTATCAGGAAGGGCGTGCGGATTCGCGATACCGCGACCCGAAGCGATTCAATCCGGTGGAGGATTTCGGCGGCGACGTGATGTACGTCCCCAATCGCTGCATCCTCTGCACCCGTTGCGTGCGCTTCATGGACGATCTCGCGCACGATACGGTCCTCAACGTCAGCGAGCGCGGCGACCGCGCGCTCATCGGAAAGTTCGAGGGTAAGGATCTCACGCACCCGTGGGCGGCGAACGTGATTGACCTCTGCCCGGTCGGTGCGCTGCTTTCCAAGGACTTCCTGAACAAGGCGCGCGCATGGGAACTGGACCGCGCTGCTTCCATCTGCCCCGGCTGCACCCAGGGCTGCAACATCATGATCGAGGTGCGGGACAACAGCGTCGCGCGTCTCAAGCCGCGTCCCAACGAGGACGTCAACAAGTTCTTCATGTGCGACAACGGCCGACTCAACTATCGGTGGATGAACCGGCAGGACAGAGCGGAGAAGCCGATGGTGCGCGCCGGCGGTGTCCTCGCCGCGACCGAGTGGGAGACAGCGATCAATTCCGCTGCGACAATTCTGCGCGGCGCGAGAGTGTTCGTTCTGGCGTCGCCGAGCCTCTCCAACGAGGCGCTGTTCCTGCTGTCGCAGCTCATCGAGCACAACGGCGGCACCGGCGTTTTCCGTGTCGCCACCGGTGAGGAAGCGCCGCTGCCCGGCGTCGAGGATCTCGCCCTTCGGCGCGATCGCGCCGCCAACGTCGCGGGCGCGGAGATGATGGGCTATTTCCGGTCGGACGCGCCGCTCGACGGGCTCGGAGAGGGCGACGTGCTCATCATCGCCGACGACGATCTCGAAGGTCTTTCCATAGATGCTGCCTCGCGTGCCGCTTCGGTAATCGTGATCGGAACGACAATGCCGAAGGGCATCGAGAAGCCTGCGGTCGTGCTGCCGATCTCCAACTTTTCCGAAGAAGAGGGGACGTTCACGAACCTTCGCGGGCGCGTGCAGCGATTCATGCAGGCCAAGGCCGCCCCTGGGCAGGCAAGGCCGAGCTGGCTCGTGCTCGGCGACCTTCTCGGTGCACTGGGAGCCCAGACGAGCTTCTTCCTTCCGTCCGACGTCTTCGCAAATCTCGCCGAGACGAAGCCTGATTTCGCCGGCCTGTCATACGACTCGCTCGGCATGCGCGGGCTTCCCGTGATGAGTGCCGGTGCGGGGGCGACTCGATGA
- the nuoH gene encoding NADH-quinone oxidoreductase subunit NuoH, which translates to MIAPIALLQIANPQLPPPGTGVFVIFTLIKMIIVFIVYMMSAALLTLAERKISAWIQGRHGPNRVGGRGGWLQPVADGVKNFMKEETYPTAAYKPLFILAPVLVFIPAMTTVAVIPFGAPLPTRWGLIPMVVADLPVGFLFILAISSLGVYGIVLAGWASNNKYALLGGLRSSAQMISYEISMGMSTIPVLLLAGNVTLSSIVTQQAYGGWNIVNLTIAFFIFMVSAFAETNRLPFDLPEAETELVAGYHTEYSAMKFALFPISEYCNMITASALMATLFFGGFDVPFTGRDNIGPYSGWLTLLSIVIFLLKTAFFLFVYIWIRWTVPRFRYDQLMSLGWRVMLPLALAYIIIIAAAILILDSAGIKEGAMYASILGAINMALVVVLFAILDRGRILSPAYGRVQAERLARLQRISSRSPLATGESE; encoded by the coding sequence ATGATCGCTCCGATCGCGCTTCTTCAGATCGCCAACCCGCAGCTGCCGCCGCCGGGTACCGGCGTCTTCGTGATCTTCACGCTGATCAAGATGATCATCGTGTTCATTGTCTACATGATGAGCGCGGCGCTCCTGACTCTCGCCGAGCGCAAGATCTCGGCGTGGATTCAGGGTCGGCACGGGCCCAATCGTGTCGGCGGCCGCGGCGGATGGCTGCAGCCGGTGGCGGACGGTGTGAAGAACTTCATGAAGGAGGAGACGTATCCAACCGCGGCGTACAAGCCGCTGTTCATACTGGCTCCGGTGCTCGTGTTCATTCCAGCGATGACCACGGTCGCGGTGATCCCCTTCGGCGCGCCGCTCCCGACACGGTGGGGTCTGATCCCGATGGTCGTCGCCGACCTTCCGGTCGGATTCCTGTTCATCTTGGCGATCTCGTCGCTTGGCGTGTACGGAATCGTGCTTGCCGGCTGGGCGTCCAACAACAAGTACGCATTGCTCGGCGGGCTGCGGTCCAGCGCGCAGATGATCTCTTACGAGATCTCGATGGGCATGTCCACGATCCCGGTGCTGCTCCTCGCGGGCAACGTGACCCTGAGCTCGATCGTGACGCAGCAGGCGTACGGCGGATGGAACATCGTCAACCTGACTATCGCGTTCTTCATATTCATGGTCTCGGCATTCGCCGAGACGAACCGCCTTCCGTTCGATCTTCCGGAGGCGGAGACGGAACTGGTTGCCGGCTACCACACGGAATACAGCGCGATGAAGTTCGCGCTGTTCCCGATCTCCGAGTACTGCAACATGATCACGGCGAGCGCGCTGATGGCGACGCTCTTCTTCGGCGGGTTCGACGTGCCGTTCACCGGGCGCGACAACATCGGTCCGTACAGCGGATGGCTCACGTTGCTGTCCATCGTGATCTTCCTGCTCAAGACAGCCTTCTTCCTGTTCGTGTATATCTGGATCCGGTGGACGGTTCCGCGTTTCCGTTATGACCAGCTCATGTCGCTGGGATGGCGCGTGATGCTGCCGCTGGCGCTCGCCTACATAATCATCATCGCGGCGGCGATCCTCATTCTCGATTCGGCGGGCATCAAGGAAGGAGCGATGTATGCGTCCATCCTTGGCGCAATAAACATGGCGCTCGTTGTCGTGCTGTTCGCGATTCTTGACCGGGGCAGGATACTGAGCCCGGCATATGGCCGGGTGCAGGCGGAAAGGCTGGCGCGACTGCAGCGCATAAGCAGTCGTTCTCCCCTCGCGACAGGAGAATCCGAATAA